A region from the Rufibacter sp. DG15C genome encodes:
- a CDS encoding efflux RND transporter permease subunit, translating into MFSKFIHRPVFAIVISVMIVFVGGLAIKQLPISQFPDIAPTTVNIFIAYPGSSADVLVNSTLITLEQAINGVEGMRYIASDATSAGEATLRIIFEPGTDPNDAVVRVKTRVDQVMPLLPELVQREGVVITPIQPSMLMYVNLYSKEKSMDEKFLFNYATVKMIPEIQRIKGVARAQILGSRRYAMRVWLNPDRMRAYKISVEEVMEALAEQSIIGRPGRLGQSSGIAAQSLEYVLTYKGRYNKPVEYEGIIIRANAEGESIRLKDIATVELGSEFFDIYSTMDGKPSAAIVLKQNYGSNASDVIADVKSQLEEMKASFPPGMDYKISYDVSQFLDASIEQVMHTLRDAFILVALVVFIFLGDWRSTLIPILAVPVSLIGAFFVIQFFGLSINLITLFALVLAIGIVVDNAIVVVEAVHAKMEETNLSPYKATIEVLREIGGAIIAITLVMTAVFIPLLFMSGPVGIFYRQFSITMASSIVISAVIALTLTPVLCAMLLKNNHGKPQKKNPLTKALDGFNRGFEKLTGRYVGLLRSIVSRRWLTWAILLAFGVGIFFENKVLPAGFIPNEDQGTIYAIVQTPPGSTLETTNQVSHRLQKICEEIEGVESVSSLAGYEIMTEGRGSNAGTCLINLKPWSDREHTVKEIMEELEEKSKGLGAVVEFFEPPAIPGFGSSGGFSMRLLDKNSDTDYHEFDKINKEFMNNLSKRKELTGLFTFFAANYPQYELEIDNDLAMQKGVSIGKAMENLNILIGSTYEQGFIKFNQFFKVYVQSDPKFRRLPSDILNLFVKNDQGEMVPYSAFMKLKKTQGPNEVTRFNLYNSASIQGLPAKGYTTADAIQAIQEVAATSLPKGYDIAWEGLSYDESIRGNESLYVFLVVLLFVYFVLAAQYESFIIPFAVVLSLPVGIFGSFLLLKLMGLENNIYAQVGMIMLVGLLGKNAVLIVEFAVQKRLQGATILEAAIEGAKVRFRPILMTSFAFVAGLIPLIVATGAGAIGNRTIGASALGGMLFGTIFGVVIIPGLYYIFAKMADGRHLIRDEHETPLTEGYVYADDSFPLINESENHV; encoded by the coding sequence ATGTTTAGTAAATTTATCCATAGACCCGTATTCGCGATTGTAATATCGGTCATGATTGTTTTTGTGGGGGGCTTGGCCATCAAGCAACTGCCCATCTCACAGTTCCCAGACATTGCACCTACCACGGTCAATATCTTCATTGCCTACCCGGGCTCCAGTGCCGATGTGTTGGTGAACTCCACGCTCATCACGCTAGAGCAGGCCATCAACGGGGTAGAAGGCATGCGCTACATTGCCTCAGATGCCACCAGTGCCGGGGAGGCCACGCTCAGGATCATCTTTGAGCCGGGCACCGACCCCAATGACGCGGTAGTCAGGGTAAAAACCAGGGTGGACCAGGTAATGCCGCTCTTACCCGAACTGGTGCAGCGCGAAGGGGTGGTGATTACGCCCATCCAGCCAAGTATGTTGATGTACGTCAACCTCTACTCCAAGGAAAAGAGCATGGATGAGAAGTTCCTGTTCAACTACGCTACCGTCAAGATGATCCCAGAGATTCAACGGATTAAAGGCGTGGCTAGGGCGCAGATTTTAGGTAGCCGCCGCTATGCCATGCGGGTTTGGTTGAACCCAGACCGTATGCGCGCCTATAAAATCTCTGTGGAAGAGGTGATGGAAGCCCTAGCCGAGCAAAGCATCATTGGCCGTCCGGGCCGTCTGGGGCAAAGCTCTGGTATTGCCGCGCAGTCTTTGGAATATGTGCTTACCTACAAAGGGCGCTACAACAAACCGGTAGAATATGAAGGCATCATCATCCGGGCCAACGCCGAAGGGGAGAGTATTCGTTTGAAGGACATTGCCACCGTTGAGTTAGGCAGTGAGTTCTTTGATATTTACTCCACCATGGATGGCAAGCCATCGGCGGCCATTGTGTTAAAGCAGAACTACGGTAGTAACGCCAGTGACGTGATCGCTGATGTTAAAAGCCAATTAGAGGAAATGAAAGCCTCTTTCCCGCCGGGCATGGACTATAAAATCAGCTATGACGTGTCTCAATTCCTAGACGCGTCTATTGAGCAGGTAATGCACACGTTAAGAGATGCGTTTATCTTGGTGGCCTTGGTGGTGTTTATCTTCTTAGGCGATTGGCGTTCAACCCTTATTCCTATTCTAGCCGTGCCGGTGTCCTTGATTGGGGCGTTCTTTGTGATTCAGTTCTTTGGGCTTTCCATTAACCTCATCACGCTGTTTGCGCTGGTATTGGCCATTGGTATTGTGGTAGATAATGCCATTGTAGTTGTGGAGGCGGTGCACGCTAAGATGGAGGAAACCAACCTCTCGCCTTACAAAGCGACCATAGAAGTGTTGCGTGAAATTGGTGGGGCCATTATTGCCATTACCTTGGTCATGACCGCAGTATTCATTCCATTGCTGTTCATGTCAGGTCCGGTGGGGATTTTCTATCGGCAGTTCTCCATCACCATGGCCAGTTCTATTGTCATTTCAGCGGTGATTGCCCTTACACTCACGCCCGTGCTGTGTGCCATGTTGTTGAAGAACAACCACGGCAAACCCCAAAAGAAAAACCCATTGACCAAAGCGCTTGACGGGTTTAACAGAGGTTTTGAGAAGTTGACGGGTAGATACGTGGGCTTGCTACGATCTATCGTGAGCCGAAGATGGTTGACGTGGGCCATTCTCCTAGCGTTTGGAGTGGGTATCTTCTTTGAAAACAAGGTGCTGCCCGCAGGTTTCATCCCGAATGAAGACCAGGGTACCATTTACGCCATTGTGCAAACGCCGCCGGGCTCTACCTTAGAAACTACCAATCAAGTGTCCCATAGGCTACAGAAAATCTGTGAGGAGATTGAAGGAGTGGAGTCTGTGTCTTCTTTGGCTGGGTATGAGATCATGACCGAAGGCCGCGGATCTAACGCGGGTACCTGTTTGATCAACTTAAAGCCATGGTCTGACCGCGAGCATACCGTGAAGGAGATCATGGAGGAACTGGAGGAAAAATCCAAAGGATTGGGTGCCGTGGTGGAGTTCTTTGAGCCGCCAGCCATTCCAGGGTTCGGGTCTTCTGGTGGTTTCTCCATGCGTCTACTGGATAAGAACTCAGACACAGATTACCATGAGTTTGACAAGATCAACAAGGAATTCATGAACAACTTGAGCAAGCGGAAAGAGTTGACGGGCTTGTTCACTTTCTTCGCGGCCAACTATCCGCAGTATGAGCTGGAGATTGACAATGACCTGGCCATGCAAAAAGGAGTGTCTATTGGCAAGGCCATGGAGAACCTGAACATTTTGATTGGTAGTACCTATGAACAGGGCTTTATCAAGTTCAACCAGTTCTTCAAGGTATACGTGCAGTCAGACCCTAAATTCAGAAGGCTTCCATCAGACATCTTAAACCTGTTTGTGAAGAATGATCAGGGAGAAATGGTGCCGTATTCAGCGTTTATGAAGCTCAAGAAAACGCAAGGCCCTAATGAGGTAACCCGTTTCAACTTGTACAACTCAGCGTCCATTCAAGGGCTGCCGGCCAAAGGCTATACCACGGCAGACGCTATCCAGGCCATTCAGGAAGTGGCCGCCACTTCGTTACCCAAAGGCTATGACATTGCCTGGGAAGGTCTCTCTTATGATGAGTCCATCAGGGGCAATGAGTCCTTGTATGTATTCCTGGTGGTGTTGTTGTTCGTCTACTTTGTGTTGGCCGCGCAGTATGAGAGCTTTATCATTCCGTTTGCAGTGGTGCTTTCCTTGCCCGTCGGGATTTTTGGATCATTCCTGTTGCTGAAGCTGATGGGGTTGGAAAACAACATCTATGCCCAAGTGGGGATGATCATGCTGGTGGGTCTGCTAGGTAAAAACGCGGTATTGATTGTGGAGTTTGCGGTGCAGAAGCGTCTGCAGGGAGCCACCATTCTGGAGGCCGCCATTGAAGGGGCCAAGGTGCGTTTCCGTCCTATCCTCATGACCTCTTTCGCTTTTGTGGCTGGCTTGATTCCTTTGATCGTGGCCACCGGGGCCGGTGCCATTGGTAACAGAACCATTGGCGCTTCTGCCTTGGGCGGTATGTTGTTCGGGACCATTTTTGGGGTAGTGATCATCCCAGGCCTGTACTACATCTTCGCGAAGATGGCAGACGGCCGTCACCTCATCAGAGATGAACATGAGACGCCTTTGACCGAAGGATATGTCTACGCCGATGATAGTTTCCCGCTCATTAATGAAAGTGAAAACCATGTATAA
- a CDS encoding efflux RND transporter periplasmic adaptor subunit — protein MKRIFMLLSLSALLFHTGCESKKEAKEEETEFLVTSPLQKDTLITKEYVGQVHAISHIEVRALEKGYLQKIFVDEGQLVKKGQLMFQIMPTMYQAELQKAQAEASFAQIEYQNTKKLASSNIVSPNELAMAQAKLNKAKAEVSLARVHLGFTQIRAPFDGIMDHFEVRLGSLVDEGELMTTLSDNSQMWVYFNVPETEYLDYKTTQQSNNIKHVKLVMANQQVFDYPGIVETIEADFNNETGNIAFRATFPNPKGLLRHGSTGNVRMEVPMTNALLIPQKTTFEVLDKKYVYVLDKHNVLHSREITVAAELPHLYVVQKGLAVGDKILLEGLRLVKENEKIHSKFVEPGKVMSQLELYAE, from the coding sequence ATGAAGAGAATTTTCATGCTTCTGAGTTTGAGCGCCTTGTTGTTTCATACAGGCTGTGAGTCAAAAAAAGAGGCAAAGGAGGAGGAAACTGAGTTTTTAGTGACCAGCCCCCTCCAAAAAGACACCTTGATCACCAAGGAGTATGTAGGCCAGGTCCATGCCATTAGCCACATTGAGGTGAGGGCGCTGGAGAAAGGCTACCTGCAAAAAATCTTTGTAGATGAAGGGCAGCTGGTAAAGAAGGGACAACTCATGTTCCAGATCATGCCCACCATGTACCAGGCCGAACTACAAAAGGCCCAGGCCGAAGCCAGCTTTGCTCAGATAGAGTACCAAAACACCAAGAAACTGGCTTCCAGCAACATTGTGTCTCCTAATGAACTGGCCATGGCCCAAGCCAAATTGAACAAAGCCAAAGCCGAAGTTTCCCTGGCCCGCGTGCACTTAGGATTTACGCAGATAAGAGCGCCCTTTGACGGCATCATGGACCATTTTGAGGTGCGTCTGGGTAGCTTGGTAGACGAGGGCGAGTTGATGACCACCCTGTCAGACAATAGCCAGATGTGGGTGTATTTCAACGTGCCAGAGACTGAGTACCTAGACTACAAGACCACGCAGCAAAGCAACAACATTAAACATGTGAAGCTGGTGATGGCCAACCAACAGGTGTTTGACTACCCGGGCATAGTGGAAACCATTGAAGCCGACTTTAACAACGAGACCGGCAACATTGCGTTCAGGGCCACTTTCCCTAATCCCAAAGGACTGTTGCGCCATGGGTCTACCGGTAATGTGCGCATGGAAGTGCCTATGACGAACGCGCTGTTGATTCCGCAGAAAACCACCTTTGAGGTCTTGGACAAAAAGTACGTCTACGTGCTGGACAAGCACAATGTGCTCCACTCCAGAGAGATCACCGTAGCCGCCGAACTGCCTCACCTTTATGTAGTGCAAAAGGGATTGGCAGTAGGAGATAAAATCTTGCTGGAAGGTTTGCGCTTGGTGAAGGAGAACGAGAAGATCCACTCCAAGTTTGTAGAGCCGGGTAAGGTAATGTCTCAGTTAGAATTGTATGCGGAGTAG
- a CDS encoding DUF1569 domain-containing protein, translating into MKNIFTQAVTEEIIQRINQLTPASQPLWGSMTVSQMLAHCNVTYEMVYEDKHPKPNAFMRFILNLLVKPIVVSEKPYKHNSHTAKQFLIKDTKDFEQEKARLIRHIQQTQALGEAHFEGKESHSFGKLKSQEWNNMFYKHLDHHLRQFGV; encoded by the coding sequence ATGAAAAACATCTTCACCCAGGCTGTCACAGAAGAAATCATCCAACGCATCAACCAGCTAACGCCTGCCAGCCAGCCGCTGTGGGGCAGCATGACGGTAAGCCAGATGCTGGCGCATTGCAACGTGACCTATGAAATGGTGTATGAAGACAAGCACCCCAAACCCAACGCCTTCATGCGGTTTATCCTGAACCTCTTGGTCAAGCCCATAGTGGTAAGTGAAAAACCGTACAAGCACAACAGCCACACGGCCAAGCAGTTTCTCATCAAAGACACCAAGGATTTTGAACAAGAGAAGGCACGTTTGATAAGGCACATCCAGCAAACCCAGGCCCTAGGCGAAGCCCATTTTGAGGGCAAGGAATCCCACTCCTTCGGGAAACTGAAAAGCCAGGAATGGAACAACATGTTCTATAAGCATTTGGACCACCACCTTCGGCAATTTGGCGTGTAG
- a CDS encoding rhodanese-like domain-containing protein, with amino-acid sequence MKIQQFEDKGLAHYSYAILSECQKQVVLVDPARNPQPYYDFAQEQGATIVGVIETHPHADFVSSHLEIHQQTGAIIYTHSLVGADYPHTAFDEGVVLEIGKIKLKSLHTPGHSPDSISIVLEHDGKDKAVFTGDTLFIGDVGRPDLRENAGNLTAKREELARQMYHSTREKLMYLADDVVVYPAHGAGTLCGKALSEANSSTIGQEKRSNPALQDMTEDQFVTYLTSDQPFIPKYFGYDVALNKQGAPNYQESLLAVKRLEKNSKPEKDALIIDARPQAEFKKGHLAGAYNLQNGGKFETWLGSIVDPKETFYLLAQDDKTLDELIDKASRIGYESKIKGAFVMDAVAAVASPEMDVARFKEHPEHYTIVDLRNASEVKDKKYFANALNIPLPELRERAMEIPTDKPVVIHCAGGYRSAAGSSIVEAALPTAKVFDLSEAINEFRPL; translated from the coding sequence ATGAAGATACAGCAGTTTGAAGACAAGGGCTTGGCGCACTACTCCTACGCCATTTTAAGCGAATGCCAGAAGCAAGTGGTATTAGTAGACCCTGCCCGCAACCCGCAACCTTACTATGACTTTGCCCAAGAGCAAGGCGCTACCATTGTAGGCGTGATAGAAACCCATCCGCACGCCGACTTTGTGAGCTCGCATCTGGAGATTCACCAACAGACCGGCGCCATTATTTACACTCACAGCTTGGTAGGCGCCGACTACCCACATACCGCATTTGACGAGGGTGTAGTCCTAGAAATTGGCAAGATAAAACTCAAGTCCCTACACACGCCCGGCCACTCACCAGACAGCATCAGCATTGTCTTGGAGCATGATGGAAAAGACAAGGCCGTCTTCACCGGTGACACCCTGTTCATTGGCGACGTGGGCCGCCCCGACCTGCGCGAGAACGCCGGAAACCTTACCGCCAAGCGCGAGGAGCTGGCCAGGCAGATGTACCACAGCACCCGTGAGAAACTCATGTACCTGGCGGATGACGTAGTAGTCTACCCCGCGCACGGCGCCGGCACCCTCTGCGGAAAAGCCCTGAGCGAGGCCAACAGCAGCACCATTGGGCAAGAAAAGCGCAGCAACCCGGCCCTGCAGGACATGACCGAGGACCAGTTTGTCACCTACCTCACCTCTGACCAGCCGTTTATTCCCAAGTACTTCGGGTATGACGTGGCTTTGAACAAGCAGGGCGCGCCCAACTACCAGGAAAGCCTACTGGCCGTCAAGCGACTAGAGAAGAATTCCAAACCGGAGAAAGATGCCTTGATTATAGATGCGCGCCCCCAAGCAGAATTCAAGAAAGGCCATCTGGCCGGCGCCTACAACCTCCAGAACGGCGGCAAGTTTGAGACCTGGCTGGGCAGCATTGTGGATCCTAAAGAGACCTTCTATTTGTTGGCCCAGGACGATAAAACATTGGATGAGCTGATTGATAAAGCCTCCAGAATTGGCTATGAAAGCAAGATCAAAGGAGCTTTTGTGATGGACGCCGTGGCTGCTGTTGCTTCGCCTGAGATGGATGTGGCAAGGTTCAAGGAACATCCAGAGCATTACACCATCGTGGACCTCCGGAACGCTTCTGAGGTGAAGGATAAGAAATACTTTGCCAACGCCTTAAACATTCCCTTGCCAGAGTTGCGGGAGCGCGCAATGGAAATCCCCACAGACAAGCCGGTGGTGATTCACTGCGCCGGCGGCTACCGCTCGGCGGCGGGCAGCAGCATAGTAGAGGCCGCTCTGCCCACCGCCAAAGTCTTTGATTTGAGTGAGGCCATCAATGAATTCAGACCTTTGTAA